From the genome of Papaver somniferum cultivar HN1 chromosome 2, ASM357369v1, whole genome shotgun sequence, one region includes:
- the LOC113348501 gene encoding ornithine carbamoyltransferase, chloroplastic-like translates to MASSICCTSPLIQSDTSSLSSFSSSFPAQKLLQSVCFPSSLLKSNRISCQASASASVSSSVNGKAKLGLKDFIHISDFDKDTIFKILDRASEVKALLKSGDRSFQPFKGKTMAMIFAKPSMRTRVSFETGFFLLGGHAIYLGPDDIQMGKREETRDVARVLSGYNDIIMARLFAHQDILDLAKYASVPVINGLTDYNHPVQIMADALTIIEHVGQLEGTKVVYVGDGNNIVHSWLLLASVVPFHFVCACPKGFEPDEKTVEKARDAGISKIEITNDPKEAVKGANVVYSDVWASMGQKGEAEYRRKVFEGFQVNEELMTLAGPEAYFMHCLPAERGVEVTNGVIEAPNSIVFPQAENRMHAQNAIMLHQFGL, encoded by the exons ATGGCATCATCCATCTGTTGCACTTCCCCTCTCATTCAATCTGATACTTCATCTctctcatcattttcttcatcttttccAGCTCAGAAACTACTACAATCTGTTTGTTTTCCATCAAGTTTGTTGAAATCTAACCGGATTTCGTGCCAGGCATCTGCTTCTGCTTCCGTTTCATCTTCTGTTAATGGAAAAG CAAAACTGGGGCTTAAAGACTTTATTCACATCAGTGATTTTGATAAAGACACTATCTTTAAGATCCTGGATCGTGCATCTGAGGTCAAGGCGCTACTTAAATCAGGAGACAGATCATTCCAACCTTTTAAAGGGAAGACGATGGCAATGATCTTTGCAAAGCCGTCAATGAGAACTCGAGTTTCTTTCGAGACAGGGTTCTTCTTGTTAGGTGGACATGCTATATATTTAGGACCGGATGATATTCAAATGGGTAAAAGGGAGGAAACACGTGATGTTGCTCGCGTGCTTTCTGGCTATAATGATATCATTATGGCTCGTTTATTTGCTCATCAG GACATTCTTGATTTGGCAAAATACGCTTCTGTACCGGTCATCAATGGCCTGACTGATTACAATCATCCTGTTCAAATTATGGCCGACGCACTCACTATAATTGAACATGTTGGTCAGCTTGAAGGAACAAAG GTCGTTTATGTAGGAGATGGAAACAACATTGTGCATTCGTGGCTCTTATTGGCATCAGTGGTTCCTTTTCATTTCGTTTGTGCATGTCCTAAAGGATTTGAACCTGATGAAAAGACTGTTGAGAAGGCACGGGATGCTGGAATAAGCAAAATCGAGATAACCAATGATCCCAAAGAAGCTGTTAAAGGGGCAAATGTTGTGTACTCTGACGTTTGGGCAAGTATGGGTCAAAAAGGGGAGGCTGAATACCGCCGTAAAGTTTTTGAAGGATTTCAG GTAAATGAAGAGCTAATGACACTAGCAGGACCAGAAGCGTATTTTATGCACTGCCTACCAGCAGAAAGAGGTGTCGAGGTCACAAATGGAGTCATTGAAGCTCCCAACTCCATCGTCTTTCCACAAGCTGAAAACCGTATGCATGCACAGAATGCTATAATGCTTCATCAATTTGGTTTGTAA